TAAATACCAACGGTCAGGCTATCTCTGTAGCTAATAAGTTGAAAGACCTAAAAGTTGGTTTAGAAAGTAAGGGGTTGAAAGAGGCTGCTGAAAAAGCCAAAGCTGATAAAAAATCCATGAAAGTAGCAATGACTTTCCCTGGTGGTACTCACGATTTATGGATGCGTTATTGGCTAGCAGCTGGCGGGATTAATCCTGACCAAGATGTGGTTTTGGAACCAGTACCACCCCCACAAATGGTAGCGAATATGAAAGTTGGTACAGTCGATGCCTTTTGTGTGGGAGAACCTTGGAATGCCCAATTAGTCAGCCAAAAATTAGGTTATTCAGCCCTAGTTACAGGTGAGTTGTGGAAAGACCATCCAGAAAAAGCTTTTGCCATGCGTAAAGATTGGGTTGATCAAAATCCCAATGCCACCCAAGCGCTATTAATGGCAGTTCTAGAGGCTCAACAGTGGTGCGATAAACCAGAAAACAAAGAGGAGATGTGCAAAATCTGCTCTGACCGCAAATACTTTAACGTTGCTGCCGCAGATATTTTAGAAAGGGCTAAGGGTAATATTGACTTCGGTGATGGACGCAAGCAACAAAACTTCGCTAATAAGATGAAGTACTGGGCTGATAATGCTTCTTATCCTTACAAGAGCCACGATACTTGGTTCTTAACTGAAGAAATTCGTTGGGGTTATCTACCAAAAGATACCAAAGTTAAAGAAGTAGTTGACCAGGTAAATAAAGAAGATTTGTGGAAGAAAGCGGCTAAAGCTATTGGCGTACCTGATGCGGAAATTCCTACTAGTACTTCTCGTGGAGTTGAGACTTTCTTTGATGGTATCAAGTTCGATCCCGAAAAACCAGAAGAATATCTCAATAGTTTGAAGATTAAAAAACTTTAAGAATGGCTGCGATCGCTTCTTTTTAATTTAACTAAACTACAACAGGAGAAAGAAGAACATGACAGCTATTGCGGGAAGTCGTTTTAGTAGAAAAAAGTCTCAAAAAGCACTCAATAAATTTTTCTGGAAAAAAATTGTCCCCCCACTAGTAGCATTAGCCATTTTTCTGGTGATTTGGCAATTACTTTGTTTAAATCCTAACTTTAAGTTACCCGGGCCAATTGAAACATTTTCCGAAACTTGGGACCCTTTTATCATTCATCCATTTTTTGATAATGGCGAAAGTGATAAAGGTTTAGGCTGGCAAATCCTTAGTAGTTTAGGAAGAGTTGGTTTAGGCTTCTCGCTAGCGACAGTTGTAGGAATTGCCTTGGGAATTCTCATTGGTGCGAACCAATTTGTTTATAATGCTGTCGATCCCATATTTCAAGTATTACGAACTGTACCGCCTCTAGCATGGCTACCTATTTCCCTGGCAGCCTTTCAGCAAGCTAATCCCTCAGCGATTTTCGTAATTTTTATCACATCAATTTGGCCAATTATTATTAACACCACAGTTGGCGTGCAACAAATTCCCCAAGACTACATTAATGTTGCTAGGGTGTTACGTCTCAAAGGCGGAAAGTATTTCTTTAAAATTGTGTTTCCTGCTACCGTTCCTTATATTTTTACAGGGTTACGCATTGGCATTGGTTTATCGTGGTTAGCAATTGTCGCCGCAGAAATGTTAGTAGGTGGCGTGGGTATTGGTTCCTTTATTTGGGATGCCTACAACACAACCACAGACACCAATTTGAGCGAGATTATTTTAGCTCTCATCTACGTTGGTTTGGTTGGCTTACTGCTAGATAGATGTGTGGGTTTTATCGCTAGCAAAGTTGTAGCAGAACAGAAGTAGTCAAAAGTCAAAAGTCAAGAGTCCAAAAGTCCAAAGTAGATGATTGACTCTTGGCTAATAACCAATTACGAATTACGAATTAACCAATGGCTACCTTTGTAGAAGTCGATCACATTGACCGGATATTTGACCTACCAAATGGCGGCAAATATATTGCCCTGAAAAATATTGAATTGAAAATCCAACAAGGGGAATTTGTTTCCTTAATTGGACACTCCGGTTGCGGTAAATCTACTCTGCTCAACATCATTGCAGGTTTAGATAGAGCCAGCATTGGCGGTGTGACTTTAGAAGGGCGAGAAGTCAGAGATCCTAGTCCCGATCGCATGGTAGTTTTTCAAAACTACTCGTTGCTTCCCTGGTTAACCGTTAGAGAAAACATTGCCCTAGCTGTAGATGAAGTCTATAAAAATCAGCCCAAGGGCGAACGTCGGGGGATTGTCGAAGAACATATCGACATGGTGGGACTGCGCCATGCAGCAAATAAACGTCCGAGTGAGTTATCTGGGGGGATGAAACAACGAGTAGCGATCGCCCGCGCCTTGGCTACCCGTCCTAAGTTGTTACTGCTAGACGAACCCTTTGGGGCCTTGGATGCCTTAACCAGAGGAAGTTTGCAAGAACAACTGATGAAAATCTGCAACGAACACAACGTTACCTGTGTGATGGTCACACACGATGTAGATGAGGCATTATTGTTGAGCGATCGCATCGTTATGCTCACCAATGGCCCAGAAGCTCATATCGGGCAAATTTTGGAAGTTCCCATCCCTCGTCCGCGTCAACGCTTGGAAGTAGTCAAACATCCCAGCTACTACAGCCTGCGGAATGAAATGATTTACTTCCTCAACCAACAAAAGCTAGCCAAGAAACGCAAAGCACAGCAACCTGTAACAACATCCCGCCAAGGCTTAGAAAAAGTCAGTCTTGAAATTGGCTTTATGCCTCTGACTGATGCTGCACCTCTAATCGTTGCCAAAGAAAAAGGCTTCTTTGCTAAGTACGGCTTAAATATCGCTCTCCACCGTGCTACCAACTGGAAGCAAATCGCTAAAGGTGTTGTCAATGGTGAATTAGATGCAGCTCAGATGCTAGCAGGAATGCCTCTAGCCTTGACTTTGGGTGCTGGTGACAAAAAGCCCATACCTGTAGTCAATGCCTTGAATCTCTCGCGGAATGCGAACGCCATTACCTTAAGCAAAAGGTTGTATAGCCAAGGTGTGAGGAACTTAGCTGAGTTGAAAGCGGCGATTAATGCTGCTCCCGATCAAATTCTCACTTTGGGTATCGTTCATCCCACATCGATGCAGAACCTGATGCTGCGTTATTGGTTAGCGGCTGGCGGTATTGATCCCGATCGCGATGTCAGCCTGACTGTGATTTCACCAACACAAATGGTTTCCGAACTGAAAGCCGGAAATATTGATGGTTACTGTGCCGGAGAACCTTGGAACTACCAAGCCGTTCACCAAGGCTTAGGCTTTGTTGCTGCCACAGCTTTAGAAACTTGGTCAGGACAACCAAAAAAAGTGCTGGGAGTGCGAGAAGAGTGGGCGCAAAAGTACCCAGAAACCTATCTTGCCCTCGTCAAAGCGCTGTTGGAAGCTTGCCAATATTGTGACGACCTCCGCAATCGCGAAGAGATTCTCGAATTACTCTGCCGTTCTGAATATCTGGATATCGATCCTGTATACGTCCGCCCAGGTTTTATCGATCCCTACGATCGCGGTGACGGTACAGCACCTCAAGCACTGACAGGCTACAACCAGTTTTATCTCCATCAAACCAACTATCCCAACCGCACCGAACTGCTGTGGATGGTGACTCAACTGGCGCGCTGGGGCTTAACACCGTTCCCGAAAAATTGGGTGGAAGTGATTGAAAGAGTCTGTCGTACAGACATCTTTGGTGCGGCTGCCCGAGATCTAGGCTTACTCGACATCGGAGAAGATAACCCGATTCATTTGTTTGATGGTAAAGTTTTTAACTCTTCCGAGCCAATAGAGTATCTCAAAAGCTTAGAAATCAAGCGGCAGATACGTATTGAAGAGGTATTTATTTAGTCCTTGGTCATTTGTCATTTGTCATTGGTTATTTCTCCGCGTCCCTGTTTCTCTTTGTCTTCCTTATCCCTCTCCGCGCCTCTGCGTGAATCATAAGTCCATACAGCAAAGCTAAAAAATGCCATGCAAATAGTAAATAGAGCTAATCAAATCGAGACATTACAAACCCAGAAAGTAGAGAATTTTCTGGTAATTGAAGGTGTCAGCAAAATTTATCCAACTCCTGAAGGCCCTTACACAGTACTCGATGGAATTGACCTGAAAGTTCGCGAGGGTGAATTTGTCTGTTTAATTGGGCATTCTGGCTGTGGTAAATCAACTCTGCTGAATATGGTTTCTGGGTTTAACACTCCTAGCGATGGAGTGGTGTTACTGCAAGACCAACCCATCACTGAACCCGGCCCAGACCGGATGATGGTGTTCCAAAACTACTGTCTACTGCCTTGGCTGAGTGTGTTTGATAATGTTTATTTGGCTGTAGATGCGGTATTTCCCAAAAAGACCCAGGCAGAAAAACGAGCCATAGTTAGAGAACATTTAGCAATGGTGGGACTGACAGAAGCTGCTGATAAAAAACCCAGTCAGATTTCTGGCGGGATGAAGCAGCGAGTTGCGATCGCCCGCGCCCTCTCTATCCGTCCGCAAGTTCTAATTCTGGATGAACCGTTTGGTGCATTAGATGCCATCACTAAAGAGGAATTACAAGAAGAATTACTGCAAATCTGGCGAGATCATCAAGTCACCGTATTGATGATTACGCATGACATTGATGAAGCACTTTTCTTAGCTGACAGAGTTGTAATGATGACAAACGGGCCTGCTGCTCAAATTGGTGAAATCTTAGATATTCCCTTTTCTCGTCCTCGGAATCGTCGCCGCATCATGGAAGACCCAGAATACTATAATTTGCGGAACTACGCTCTAGACTTTCTTTATCGTCGCTTTGCTCATGAAGATGAATAAAAGCGACGAGCAGCGTATGATTTTTGACGCATAGCTATGATGCCATTTTTACATTTATACCAGCAAAATGTAATTGCAGATACAAATCAACTTGCTATGTAATTCTAACTTTAGTTATTAGCAATAATTGAAACACTCCCTAGAGGCCCACTAATAAGGGAGCAAAAATTTCAGATTTAGATCCAGTACCAATAAATAACAACAAATATCTGATTTGAGCAGGGTAATTTAACAATTATCCCTGTGTTGTTCCGTGCAATTTTGTAATTGAGGAAACTTTGAATGCTCAAAGGATTATTTTCATTCAGGGATCGCTATCGTATCCTCCATCAGACTTGGTTTGCCTTTTTTCTTACCTTTGTCTGTTGGTTTAACTTTGCACCTTTTGCAACCACTATTGGAAAACAATTACATTTAGCACCTGAGCAAATTAAAACTTTAGGCATTTGTAACCTCGCCCTCACAATTCCGGCACGACTAATTATTGGGATGTTGCTGGATCGTTTCGGCCCCAGGATTACTTACTCAATTTTATTAATGTTCGCTGCTGTTCCTTGTTTGGCGACAGCACTATCACAAGACTTTAATCAACTAGTCATCAGCCGCCTGTTAATGGGAATTGTTGGTTCTGGTTTTGTTGTAGGTATCCGCATGGTAGCCGAGTGGTTCCCTCCAAAAGAGATGGGAAGTGCCCAAGGTATTTATGGCGGTTGGGGTAACTTTGGTGCTTTTGGTGCAGAGTTTGCCCTGCCCATGATTGCTGTTGCGACAAGCTTTTTAGCTGGTGGTGCTTCCAACTGGCGGTTGGCGATCGCGCTTACAGGTATCATTGCTGCTATCTACGGCGTGATTTATTACAACAGCGTCCAAGATACGCCTGCTGATAAAGTCTACAAGAAACCCAAGAAAAATGGTGCTTTGGAAGTAACCAGTGTTAAAAGTTTCTGGGCAATGATTCTTTCCAATTTTGGTTTGATTTTTGCCTTGGGTTTATTAGCTTGGCGCTTAGAACAAAAGAATATTCACTTCCTCAATCAAACCCAAATGTATTTGGTTTGGGTAGTGTTAGCAGGATTATTTGCTTACCAAACCTACAAAGCTTATCAAGTTAACAAAGAATTACTAATTGGTAAAAAAACCTACACACCTGTTCAACGCTATCAGTTTAGTCAAGTTGCTTTACTTGAATTTACCTACGTTACTAACTTTGGTAGCGAGTTAGCAGCAGTTTCTATGCTCCCAGCCTTCTTTGAAAAAACCTTTGGTTTAGAACACGTGGTAGCTGGAATGATCGCCGCAACTTACCCGTTTTTAAACTTAGTTTCTCGCCCCAGTGGTGGCTTAATTTCTGATAAATTTGGCTCACGCAAATGGACAATGACAATTATCAGTGCTGGTATTGGTGTTGGCTACTTGATGGCACATTTTATTAATAGTAGCTGGCCAATTCCTTTAGCGATCGCAGTCACTATGTTTGCTGCTTACTTTGCCCAAGCTGGTTGTGGTGCAACCTACGGCATTGTACCTTTAATTAAAAAAGAAGCCACTGGACAAATCGCTGGTAATGTCGGAGCTTACGGTAATTTCGGTGGCGTAGTATATCTGACAATTTTTAGCTTAACTGACGCATCAACACTCTTTAGCACAATGGGTGTAGCAGCTATAATTTGCGCTTTTATGTGTGGTTTCTTCCTCAAAGAACCGAAAGGATCTTTTGCAGGCGCACCTGAAGATGAATTATCAGAAACGTTAACACAAAAGCCTTCTGTTCTAGCTGAAGAATAATTTTATCAATATGAAACCACAGAAAAATACAGAAAACACTTCAATCTTTATCTGTATGCATCTGTGGTTTTAATTACCTCAATATCGGATTGATGTACACCATACGTATTTTTCCATCTGGCGCTGTGCTTGGTGTTGCAAAATCCCCAATAGGATAATTGCCATGAGTGAATTTACCAAAACCCAATGTCCTTACTGTGGTGTTGGCTGTGGACTAGAAGTTTCGCCCCCAGCTCAACACGGCAAAGCAACTCATCGGGATAGCCAAGGAACTCCAATTTGGCGGGTGCGAGGAGACAAAGCTCACCCATCTAGCCAGGGTATGGTTTGTGTTAAAGGTGCAACAATCGCTGAGTCTTTGGATAAAAATAGACTGCATTATCCAATGGTACGAGACTCTTTAGATCAAAAGTTTCGCCGCGCCAGTTGGGATGAAGCTCTCGATCTGATCGCAAAGCGGATTCAAACCGTGCGCGTTACCCAAGGGTCAGAAGCTATATGTATGTATGGTTCCGGTCAGTTTCAAACCGAAGATTATTACATTGCCCAAAAACTCATGAAAGGATGTTTGGGTAGTAATAATTTTGATGCCAATTCACGTTTATGTATGTCTAGCGCTGTAGCTGGATACATTCAAAGCTTTGGCGCTGATGGCCCACCTTGTTGTTACGATGACTTAGAGTTAACCGACTGTGCATTTTTAATTGGTACTAATACTGCTGAATGTCATCCAATAGTTTTCAATCGCTTGGCGAAGTACCACAAAAAAAATCGCAAAGTCAAAATGATTGTGGTCGATCCCCGACGCACACCCACCGCAGAAGCAGCTGACCTACATTTAGCCATACGTCCAGGTACAGATATCGACTTGTTGAACGGTATTGCTCACCTGTTGATGCGTTGGAACTATATAGAGCCTGGCTTCATCGAAGACTGCACCAGCAACTTTCCAGCCTACGCTGAGGTTATTCGTCACTATGCTCCGGATATAGTGGCGAATCGTTGTGGAATCAGCGTTGCAGATTTAGAAACAGCCGCTCGCTACTGGGGACAATCTCAAAGAGTGCTGTCTCTCTGGTCAATGGGTGTGAATCAATCAAGTGAAGGTACGGCTAAGGTGAGAACGATTATTAATTTGCACCTGATGACTGGACAAATTGGTAAACCAGGAGCTGGGCCTTTTTCTTTGACTGGTCAACCAAATGCAATGGGAGGAAGGGAAGCCGGAGGTTTAGCGCACTTACTACCCGGTTATCGCTTGGTAAAAAACCCCCAGCATCGTGCGGAAGTTGAAGATTTGTGGGGACTGAAGCGAGGACAGATTTCACCCAATCCTGGTTTAACAGCCTGGGATATGATTACTGGATTAGAAGATGGCACAGTGGGATTGCTGTGGATTGCTGCTACTAACCCAGCTGTGAGTATGCCAGATTTGGAACGGACTAAAAAGGCATTATTGCGATCGCCCTTCACTGTCTATCAAGATGCTTATTACCCGACAGAAACCGCTACTTACGCTCATGTTCTGTTACCTGCTGCTCAATGGGGCGAAAAAACTGGGGTAATGACCAATTCCGAACGTACAGTCACCCTGTGTCAAGCATTCCGCGAACCACCAAGAGAAGCCAAACCAGATTGGGAAATTTTTGCCGAAGTTGGTCGGCGATTAGGCTTTGTGAAAGAATTTGCCTTTGCCAACTCTGCTGAGGTCTATGCTGAATTTGTGCAACTAACTCGCCACCGCCCCTGTGAGATGACTGGTATTAGTCATGAAAAATTACAAGCACAAGGCCCCACCCAATGGCCTTGTTCTCAGGAGCAAAAATCAACTCAGGATTCTAAAAGACTCTACACAGATCTTCGCTTTCATACTCTTGATGGTCGGGCAAGGTTTGGAGCATATCACTCACGCGGATTGGCAGAACCACCAGATCCGAATTATCCCTTTGTGTTGACTACAGGAAGGCTTTACGGACATTGGCACACCCAAACTCGTACTGGTCGAATTGAAAAAATTCAGCAAATGCATCCCGAACCCTTCATTGAGATTCATCCTCGCGATGCTGCTGTTTTAGGAATTAGCGATCGCCATTGGCTAGAAGTGCGATCGCGTCGAGGTAAAGCGAAATTTCCGGCTAAAATTACAAAAGCGATCGCTCCTGGTACAGTTTTTGTCCCTATGCATTGGGGTGCGTTATGGGCAAATGAAGCTGAAGCTAATGCTCTCACCCATCCCGAATCTTGTCCCGATTCATTGCAACCGGAATTAAAGGCTTGTGCAGTGCAACTGACTCCAATTTCTTTGGAAGTAACTCTCAAAAATTATCAACTCCAGTCCTCACAATGGTAAGCTGCTAAATAGATAACTAAACAGTAAGTTGATAATTTAACCCATAGTTAATAGTCAATAGTTACAATTATTTTTTTTAATCCTATAGATTTATCTATAGGATTTTTATTTGATTTTTTGACTGTTGGCTTTAGACTGCAAAACAGGGTGTATTAGATGAAAAGAATTCTGAAAAAAGTATTAGACACCACAAATTTGAAAAAGGATTACGACAAATGGATCGCTAAATACGATTACCAATCAATATTTCAAAATCGAAAATCGAAAATCCGAAATCCTCAGAAATTAGAGAACAACAAAGATGAGAAATTTATGCACCTCGTTGAACAAATTGAGGTGTTAGTATCTAAGGTACTATCTTTGTTTATGATAGCGGTAATTTTAGCCGCAATCTGGGACTTGGCTGTCTTTCTTTTCAGAGAACTATTTACTGCTCCATACGGCAAATTTAATACTACATTATTTAAAATTTTTGGTTTATTCCTGAATATTTTAATCGCGTTAGAAATTTTAGAAAATATCACTGCATACCTGAGAAAACATGTGGTTCAGGTTGAATTAGTGATTGTAACATCCTTAATCGCTGTTGCCAGAAAAATTATTATTCTTGACTTAGAAAAAGTTTCAGGAATTGATATCATTGGTCTAGGAGTTGCAATTTTAGCTCTTTCAATTAGCTATTTAATAATTCGTTTTAGTAATTCTGGAAATCACAACTAGAAATCCAACTAACCTTTTCCATATGTTATAGGGAGATAATGGACAAGAGGAAGGAGAAGAAAAAGAACTTTTGCTATTGCCTTCTTGACCCTGGACTTTGGACTCTTGACAAATGACAAATAACAAAATCTTTTTTGAATTCGAGGCAGATTTCGTTGAATCTCTCCGTTGCATACCCATGCAGGTACGTTACAAACTAGATACCAGTGGTATCAAGCTCAAGTTGTCTGATTGGCATCAAATGTCTCAGGCTGAACGCGAAGCTTTAGTTGAATTACCTTGCACTACAGAAAGGGAAATTCAATCTTATCGGCAACATCTCGAACAGTTAATTTTCAAGCTTACAGGTATACCAGCTAAACAATTACCAATTGAAGTAGAGCCAGCATGGATGGATTCTCATAACATTCCGATTAGCGTCCAAGAGAAAGCTCAAGAACTAGGTCTTACGCTCACATCTCAACAGTGGAAATCGTTAACTTCTCTACAGCGGTTTGCGTTGATTAAACTCAGCCGTTCGAGTCATGAAAATAAAAACTTTCCCAAAGCAATCGAAGAATTTCACCTACTTTAACAAGACCTTTGCCAATTTGCCGTAAAGCTCATAAACAGAAAGCCCGAACAGCAGTCGCTACAACAGAAGTTGGGGAAAAAACCACCCAACCAATGCTTCGGCTATACAAACAAAGTTCATTCACTTGGCTTAGATCCGCAGGCTAACCAATGGTGTTGTCAACTCTTACCGCAGTGCGGGAATTAGCAAGCCGCGCCTAAATTTCTATATATAGACTCTTATATGGTGTTTAATTTTGGTGAAGGTATGAAAAAGACTGTTAATAACTCTACATTTTTGGTGTCCAATTAAATGTGGTTAAGACTACTAAATTATGTAATTAATTAACAATACTTCGGACAAAATTAGGCAGCAATAACGCCGTAAGATCGTAGGCTTTGGTAGTTAGGATGAGATTTAATTACAGTCGCACAAAGGCCTAACTTTGAAATAAACGTGTCGAGCAAATGGTCATTAAAAGAGCGTCGTTTGACACTGGCCATTGAAAAGACAAAGGGTTGTTGACCCGACTGCTGTCGATAAGCATCGAGCTTGGCAAGATTTAAGGCAGTGAAACTGACATTGAAATGAAAATCAAGTTTTTTAACATCACGGGCTTGACAATCACTCAGTCCGGTAAACTGTTTAGCATCACGGAAGATGAATTCGATTTGAAAGCGCAGTTTGTAGAAACGATAAATTTCGTCTGGCGATTGGCTGATATCTGTCGAGAATAAGACAGCATAACTCGGTTTGTGAGGCTGACGGCGGTCAAGTAAATAAGCCAGGCGTATCTTGCGTTTGAGTGAAACGTGCCATACAACAGATGTGTAGAGTTCAAGCCCTGATTGCAGTTCGCGTACCCAACTCAAGCGAGTAGGGTCGGCTAGATCAACTTTGCCATCATATTTACGTTTAGCTCCCCGTGCTTTTTGTTCACCTTCAAACACATATCGTAGATTCGCATCTCGGCGCAGTTTACTAATCACATCGAGCTTGAGCGCCCTCACCCCTGTGACAAATGCTTCCTTGGCATATGCTCCATCCACAGCAAGATAGCGAACTTGGGGAGGTAATTGAGGTTGAGTAATTTCCAGGTGGTGAAGATAGTAGTCCATCCGTGTCAGTTCTGGACAGAAGCCTTGGTCAAATGTTTGTTCAGCAAGCAGACCAAAGCCCACTTCAGTTTCTACATTTATCACCGCCACCAAGGACACTTCCAATCCTTTCTCGACTCGATTGTGACTACCATTGTAAAATTGGTCAAGTCCAAAGGTCTTTTTCCCACTTTTGGCAATGAATGAGCAATCCATCACGGCGATCATCTGGTGCTGTAAAGAGTTTGCTGCTTTGATAATTTCTGCGTTGAACTGGGCGAAGTCAAACTGTCTGTGAAACTGTCGTCGATAGGTTTTCTCGCTCAAACTGCTGTAGCGACTCAAGTTGGTAAAATTTACCTTGCCACATGTAATTAATATCGTTGCAAACAGCGTTGTCATCACCTTTACTCCCGGTTTGCCCAAAACGCCCATTTTTTCCACCAGGCTTTGTATAATTTCCATACAGCTATCGTTCCTGTGCTTGTTTCTTCTAATCAGCACCCTAATGGATCGATAGCTTTCTTGTCGATTGGCTCAACTCAAAACTGTCCGGAGTATTGAATTAACGTACATTGAATTTGCACTAGTACAGTACAACAAAAACAAAGATCCGCTTAAACACAGTGCGAGACGAAATAAAAGTTTTGTGACTTCTAAGTTTTGATTGACAAAGGCAAGAGTACCCATCCTACCCAGTGGCACCAAGATACCATCCAAAGCTTGCCAGCAGAGGATCGCACAATTTTAATTTTTTAGCAGCCAATTTCAGATTCCTGAGCAGAGAGTAAAGCTATAGTGTATTTAGCCATGCCGCAGTTACAGCAGTCTGAAATAGTATATGAACAAATCTAAAGTCGAAATCCAGGTACGGCAGATAATTTTTGTACACCACCTAAATGAGATTGCTGTAAATTGGCTAAGCTTAAGTTCTAATGCCAGAGTATTTTAATAATTAGTTGAGACAAGCACTCTAACTCGATGACAGGCAAAAACGCAAGACATAATGCATTTCTGCGGCTAGTGTCTGGTAATGGAGCACCTTATAGGTCAGAATTCCGCTACTCGCTGCTCCCCAGTAAAGAGATGATCGTTGGACGCGACCCCAGCTGCCAAATTGTCTTGGATGCCATGTTGTACCGGATGGTATCTCGTCGTCATGCTGTGGTTCGTCCTCTCTCTTCTCCCGATAACAAATTCAGCTGGCTCATTTGTGATTTGAACAGTGCTAACGGCACTTATTTAAATGGACAGCGTATACAAGGTTGTCAGGAATTACACCCAGGCGATCGCATTTCTTTGGGTGCTGATGGGCCGCAATTTGTGTTTGAGCATGAGTATTTCTCTCAAGCTACCATCATGACCAGGCCAGCGACACCGCTGCCATCCGCGGGGAGTTATCCAGGGCAATCAAAATCTGATTCAGTGAGCTTTACCCAACTGTTCCCAATTATTTCTACTGGTAAAGATTTAACTCGTAAAGCTTACCTCGTACCAGGAATTCTCACAGTAGTTTTTGTAGTATTAATGTTTG
The genomic region above belongs to Calothrix sp. NIES-2098 and contains:
- a CDS encoding assimilatory nitrate reductase (ferredoxin) precursor — its product is MSEFTKTQCPYCGVGCGLEVSPPAQHGKATHRDSQGTPIWRVRGDKAHPSSQGMVCVKGATIAESLDKNRLHYPMVRDSLDQKFRRASWDEALDLIAKRIQTVRVTQGSEAICMYGSGQFQTEDYYIAQKLMKGCLGSNNFDANSRLCMSSAVAGYIQSFGADGPPCCYDDLELTDCAFLIGTNTAECHPIVFNRLAKYHKKNRKVKMIVVDPRRTPTAEAADLHLAIRPGTDIDLLNGIAHLLMRWNYIEPGFIEDCTSNFPAYAEVIRHYAPDIVANRCGISVADLETAARYWGQSQRVLSLWSMGVNQSSEGTAKVRTIINLHLMTGQIGKPGAGPFSLTGQPNAMGGREAGGLAHLLPGYRLVKNPQHRAEVEDLWGLKRGQISPNPGLTAWDMITGLEDGTVGLLWIAATNPAVSMPDLERTKKALLRSPFTVYQDAYYPTETATYAHVLLPAAQWGEKTGVMTNSERTVTLCQAFREPPREAKPDWEIFAEVGRRLGFVKEFAFANSAEVYAEFVQLTRHRPCEMTGISHEKLQAQGPTQWPCSQEQKSTQDSKRLYTDLRFHTLDGRARFGAYHSRGLAEPPDPNYPFVLTTGRLYGHWHTQTRTGRIEKIQQMHPEPFIEIHPRDAAVLGISDRHWLEVRSRRGKAKFPAKITKAIAPGTVFVPMHWGALWANEAEANALTHPESCPDSLQPELKACAVQLTPISLEVTLKNYQLQSSQW